From a region of the Acinetobacter larvae genome:
- the ilvA gene encoding threonine ammonia-lyase, biosynthetic: MNMLSRLVRQILQATVYDVAIETPLEAAPRISQKLNNTIRFKREDLQPVFSFKLRGAYNRISQLPKSQLQRGVITASAGNHAQGVALSGKKLGIRAVIVMPKTTPDIKVQAVRQLGGEVILHGDSFDIANTFAIQKAEQEGLTFIPPYDDELVIAGQGTIANEILRQWRDVDYVFVAVGGGGLIAGVAAYLGEVAPHVKVIPVEYDESACLKAAFETQQRVVLPHVGLFADGTAVAQIGAKPFEVLQLMKSDRSGPIVEPNVVLVNTDEICAAIKDTFDENRSIVEPSGAMALAGIKKYVAQQGIRDKNIVSIICGANMNFDRLRYIAERTELGERREAIFAVTIPETKGAFLAFCRTLQGRNITEFNYRASASNEAHVFVGISLKFGEKERLEIFETLQAKYQVDDLSDDEVAKLHIRYLIGGHAKIANERLFRVEFPERPGALLTFLERLGPNHNISLFHYRNHGAAEGRVLVGLEATDAQQNPDGLIETLQSIDYPFEEISNNLGYLRFLK; the protein is encoded by the coding sequence ATGAACATGCTGTCTCGTTTGGTTCGACAAATTTTACAAGCAACGGTCTATGATGTTGCAATCGAAACTCCACTCGAAGCAGCGCCACGAATTAGTCAAAAACTCAACAATACCATTCGTTTCAAGCGAGAAGACTTGCAACCGGTTTTTTCTTTTAAGCTACGCGGTGCCTATAACCGTATTAGCCAATTGCCAAAATCTCAGTTGCAACGTGGCGTTATTACGGCTTCAGCAGGTAACCATGCTCAAGGTGTGGCACTGTCTGGGAAAAAACTGGGTATTCGTGCAGTGATTGTCATGCCGAAAACAACACCCGACATTAAAGTACAAGCTGTGCGCCAACTCGGTGGTGAAGTCATTTTACATGGCGATTCTTTTGACATTGCCAATACTTTCGCCATTCAAAAGGCTGAACAAGAAGGTTTAACGTTTATTCCCCCTTATGACGATGAATTGGTCATTGCCGGTCAAGGCACCATTGCCAATGAAATTTTAAGACAATGGCGTGATGTAGACTACGTCTTTGTTGCTGTGGGTGGCGGTGGGCTGATTGCAGGAGTTGCTGCATATTTAGGTGAGGTTGCCCCGCATGTCAAAGTCATTCCCGTTGAATATGACGAGTCTGCGTGCTTAAAAGCTGCCTTCGAAACCCAACAACGTGTTGTATTGCCACATGTTGGTTTATTTGCAGATGGTACAGCCGTCGCACAAATTGGTGCCAAACCTTTTGAAGTACTGCAATTGATGAAGTCAGATCGCTCAGGTCCCATCGTGGAACCCAATGTCGTTTTGGTCAATACCGATGAAATTTGTGCAGCCATCAAAGATACCTTTGATGAAAATCGCAGCATCGTAGAACCCTCTGGTGCAATGGCATTGGCAGGCATTAAAAAATATGTTGCTCAACAAGGTATCCGTGATAAAAATATCGTGTCGATCATCTGCGGCGCAAATATGAATTTTGACCGACTTCGTTATATTGCTGAACGTACCGAGTTAGGCGAACGTCGTGAAGCCATTTTTGCTGTCACCATTCCAGAAACCAAAGGGGCCTTCCTCGCATTCTGTCGTACCTTACAAGGACGTAATATTACCGAGTTTAACTATCGTGCTTCTGCATCAAATGAAGCCCATGTTTTTGTGGGTATTAGTTTAAAATTTGGTGAAAAAGAACGTTTAGAGATCTTTGAAACCCTACAAGCGAAATATCAAGTCGATGATCTTTCTGATGATGAAGTTGCAAAGCTGCATATTCGTTATCTGATTGGTGGTCATGCTAAAATTGCCAATGAACGCTTATTCCGTGTGGAATTCCCAGAACGCCCAGGGGCATTATTAACCTTCTTAGAACGTCTAGGACCTAACCACAATATTTCACTGTTCCATTACCGTAACCATGGTGCAGCAGAAGGTCGGGTTTTGGTAGGACTTGAAGCAACCGATGCGCAGCAAAATCCAGATGGTCTCATTGAGACATTACAAAGCATCGATTATCCGTTTGAAGAAATTTCAAACAACTTAGGCTATTTACGTTTTTTAAAGTAA
- the putP gene encoding sodium/proline symporter PutP produces the protein MSQLNPTLITFIFYIVAMVLIGLYAYKATNDFSDYILGGRSLGSLVTALSAGASDMSGWLLMGLPGAIYLSGLTEAWIAIGLTVGAWLNWIFVAGRLRVHTEIQHNALTLPDYFASRFSDHKRILRVISALVILIFFAIYCASGMVAGAQLFKSIFGISYTTALWISAIATISYVCIGGFLAISWTDTFQAGLMIFALLITPIMAYLAIGDNHHQVTMIIASARPDANALFSGISGIAILSAVAWGLGYFGQPHILVRFMAAESVRAIPAARRIAMTWMILCLGGAVAVGYIGIAYFKIHPELAAAVNANPETIFMEFTKILFNPWIAGVVLAGILAAVMSTLSCQLLVCSSTLTEDLYKPFIRKNASQKELVWVGRFMVLAVSILAIFLASNPDSKVLSLVAYAWAGFGAAFGPLIIISLLWKRMTLNAAIVGMVVGAATVIIWKNTLDHLGIYEIIPGFLFSSIAIFVVSLIDKAPAADVQQRFEEADQRYKAEIAAMKTGQ, from the coding sequence ATGAGTCAACTCAATCCAACGTTAATAACGTTTATATTTTATATCGTGGCCATGGTCCTAATCGGACTTTACGCCTACAAAGCTACAAATGATTTTTCTGATTATATTTTAGGTGGTCGTAGTCTAGGTAGTTTAGTCACAGCCTTATCCGCTGGGGCATCTGACATGAGTGGTTGGTTATTGATGGGGCTACCCGGCGCCATTTATTTATCCGGTCTCACAGAAGCTTGGATTGCCATCGGTTTGACTGTAGGTGCATGGTTAAACTGGATTTTTGTTGCGGGTCGTCTACGCGTTCACACTGAAATTCAACACAATGCCTTGACCCTACCCGACTATTTTGCCAGCCGTTTTTCCGATCATAAACGGATATTACGGGTTATTTCGGCCTTGGTCATTTTAATCTTCTTCGCGATTTACTGTGCATCTGGTATGGTCGCTGGCGCACAACTCTTCAAAAGTATTTTTGGTATTTCTTATACCACTGCGCTGTGGATTAGTGCTATTGCCACAATCAGTTATGTCTGTATCGGTGGCTTCCTGGCGATCAGTTGGACGGATACTTTTCAAGCTGGTTTGATGATTTTTGCCTTGTTAATCACACCGATTATGGCGTATCTGGCGATTGGCGATAATCACCATCAAGTGACAATGATCATTGCATCTGCTCGCCCCGATGCCAATGCTTTATTTTCTGGTATCAGTGGTATCGCGATTTTATCTGCAGTTGCCTGGGGCTTAGGCTATTTTGGTCAACCGCATATTTTGGTCCGTTTCATGGCTGCCGAATCGGTACGCGCTATTCCGGCTGCACGCCGTATTGCCATGACATGGATGATTCTCTGTTTAGGTGGTGCCGTTGCTGTCGGTTATATCGGTATTGCTTACTTTAAGATTCATCCAGAGTTAGCCGCTGCCGTGAATGCCAATCCTGAAACCATTTTTATGGAATTTACTAAAATTCTATTTAATCCATGGATTGCAGGTGTGGTCTTGGCCGGTATTTTGGCTGCAGTGATGAGTACGCTCAGCTGTCAACTTTTGGTCTGCTCAAGTACCTTGACTGAAGATTTATACAAACCCTTTATTCGTAAGAATGCTTCACAAAAAGAACTGGTTTGGGTCGGTCGCTTCATGGTCTTGGCGGTATCGATTTTGGCAATATTTTTGGCGAGTAATCCAGACAGCAAAGTCTTGAGCTTAGTCGCTTATGCTTGGGCTGGTTTTGGTGCTGCTTTTGGACCATTGATCATCATCTCACTCTTGTGGAAACGCATGACCCTCAATGCTGCTATTGTTGGTATGGTGGTCGGTGCTGCAACGGTGATTATCTGGAAAAATACGCTGGATCATTTAGGGATCTATGAAATTATTCCTGGTTTCTTATTTTCTAGTATTGCAATTTTTGTGGTGAGCTTAATCGACAAAGCCCCTGCTGCTGACGTACAACAACGTTTTGAAGAAGCAGATCAACGTTATAAAGCTGAAATCGCTGCCATGAAAACTGGTCAATAA
- a CDS encoding winged helix-turn-helix transcriptional regulator, with protein MHVLDRIDIKILDLLQNDGRISNAKLAEEVNLSPTAVLARVQKLSRDGYILSYQAKLNPKLLKRSFVVFVEVLLDKTTPNVLEAFSDAILHYSEIVECHMTSGGFDFLIKIRCQNMEEFRKISGQILWQLPGIKETRSYPVMEVIKESTQINLKYARTNSTKKLSGNS; from the coding sequence ATGCACGTTCTAGACCGTATCGATATTAAAATTTTAGATTTACTACAGAATGATGGGCGTATCTCCAATGCTAAATTGGCCGAGGAAGTCAATCTTTCGCCAACCGCAGTATTGGCACGGGTGCAGAAACTGAGTCGTGATGGTTATATCTTGTCTTATCAGGCCAAACTCAATCCCAAACTGCTAAAACGCAGTTTTGTGGTTTTTGTGGAAGTCTTATTAGATAAGACCACGCCCAATGTATTAGAAGCTTTTTCCGATGCGATTTTACATTATTCAGAAATTGTAGAGTGTCATATGACCAGTGGAGGCTTTGATTTTCTGATTAAAATTCGCTGTCAAAATATGGAAGAATTCCGCAAAATTTCTGGGCAGATTTTATGGCAATTGCCTGGGATCAAAGAAACCCGCAGTTATCCAGTGATGGAAGTGATCAAGGAAAGTACGCAAATTAATTTAAAATATGCGCGTACCAATAGCACAAAAAAACTGTCTGGCAATAGCTAA